In the genome of Thermus antranikianii DSM 12462, the window GGCCAATATGGATCCCACGCCCAAGGCTCCAGCGATGCCGAACCCAGGGAAGAGGAAGGCCTCGGCCAGGAGGAGGGCCACCCCCAGAAAGAAGAGAACCAGCTCGAAGGCCCCGGAAAGCCCGGCGAGCCACCCTCCGGCAAAGTAAAGGGCTAAAAACGCCAGGCCCAAGGTCCCCATGACCCCGAAGCCCGGGGTGAAGAGCTCGAGGAGGAGAAGGAGAAGCCCAAGGGCCAAGAGAAGCCCCGCCACGGTGGAGCTGGTGAGGAACCGGGCCACCTGCACCCTGGGGCCGGGCTCGAGCCTTTCCGTTTCCAGGCTGTACCCTGCCTGGCGCAGAGCCTCGGAGAGGCTTCCTGCCTTGAAGTCCGCCACCTTGAGCTCCACCGCCTTGTCGGCGGAAAGGGTGAGGGGCTCTCCTTTGGCGGAAAGGCCAGGGATCTCCACCTGGGGGTCCACCATGGCCTCCGCCAGCTCCACCGGCCTTCCCCGGGCCTCGGCCACCGCGCGGAACTTGCCCTTAAGGGCGGAGATGATCTTCTGGTCCGCCGCCTGGGGTTGCTGCAGGGGAAGAGCCACCACCGGCAGGGCCGCCCCGATCTCCGAGCCCGGCAGCATGGCGATTTGGCGGCAGGAAAGGGCGATCAAGGCCCCAGCGGAAAAGGCGTTCTGCACCACCGCCAGGGTGGGAAGGGGGGTTTGCAGGATCCGGTCGGAGATACGGATGGCGGCGTCCACCCGGCCCCCTGGGGTGTCGATGAGAAAGGTCACACCGCTGGCTCCTTCCCGCTCGGCGCGGGCTAGAGCCTGCTCCACAAAGACCGCCAAGGCGGGGTCAATCTCCCCCTGGATGGGAATGAGGTAGGTTTTCCCCAGGGCCAGGGAGAGTAGGAAACATAGGGCAAGGAGCCTTTTCACCGTCCTCATTCTATACGGCTTGGGTGAGGAAGTGTGGTGGGGTATCCTGAAGTTCATGCTGCGCCTGGCGGTGTTGGGCAGTCCCATTGCCCACTCCCTGTCCCCGGCCATGCACCGGTACGCCTTGAGCTCCCTGGGCCTGGAGGGGAGCTACGAGGCCTTGGAAACCCCCCTCGAGGCCCTAAAGGACCGCCTGGAGGAGGTGCGCCGGGAATACCGGGGCGTGAACCTGACCATTCCCCTTAAGGAGGCGGCCTTGCCCCTTTTGGATTGGGTTTCCCCGGAAGCCCAGGCCATTGGGGCGGTGAACACGGTGCTTTCCGTGGAGGGGAGGCTTCTCGGCTTCAACACCGATGCCCCTGGGTTTTTGCAGGCCCTGAAGGCCGGGGGGATTCCCCTCATGGGCCCTGCCTTGGTCCTGGGGGCCGGGGGGGCGGGGCGGGCGGTGGCCTGGGCCTTAAGGGAGGCGGGCCTCGAGGTCTGGATCTGGAACCGCACCTGGAAAAGGGCCTTGGCCCTGGCGGAGGAGTTTGGGCTGAAGGCGGTTCCCTTGGAACGGGCCCAGGAGGCAAGGCTCCTGGTAAACGCCACCAGCGTGGGGCTTAAGGACCCAGGGGCTACTCCCTTGCCGGCTGAGTTTTTCCCCAAGGAAGGGGCCGTGGTGGACCTGGTCTACCGGCCCCTCTGGACCCGGTTGTTAAGGGAGGCGAGGGAAAGGGGCCTTCAGGTACAGACGGGGCTTCCCATGCTGGCCTGGCAGGGGGCCTTGGCCTTCCGCGTCTGGACAGGCCTTCTCCCAGACCCCAGGGGCATGGAGGAGGCGGCCCGCCAGGCCCTGGAGGGGGAGTGAATGGCCTATACCCTGGCGGCCCCGGTGGTTCACGAGGAGATCATCCAGAAGAGCCGCTTCATCGCCAAGGCGGCCCCGGTGGCCTCGGAGGAGGAAGCCTTGGCCTTTTTGCAGGCCCACCGGGAACCCCAGGCCACCCACAACGGCTACGCCTACAAGCTGGGCAATCTCTACCGCTTCTTTGACGACGGCGAGCCCACAGGCACGGCGGGTAAGCCCATCCTCCACGCCATTCAGGCCCAAGGGCTGGATAGGGTGGTGGTTTTGGTGGTGCGCTATTTCGGTGGGGTCAAGCTGGGGGCCGGGGGGCTTGTCCGGGCCTACGGGGGGGTGGCTGCGGAGGCCCTGAGGCGGGCTTCCAAGGTGCCCTTGATGGAGTGGGAGGAGGTGCGGTTTGTGGTCCCTTTTCCCCAGGTGGGCCGGGTGCACAGGCTCTTAGCCTCCCGCTCCTGGACGGCTTTGGAGGAGTACCTGGCGGAGGGGGTGCGGTTTCACCTCAGGCTTCCCGCAGAGGAAAAGGAGGCTTTTTTGCAGGAGCTCAGGGACCTCACCCGGGGGCAGGTGCGCTGGGAAGGCTAGGGTAGCATAAGGGCGATGCTGCCCCTTTTTGAGCCCAAGGGCCGGGTGCTTCTGGTGGACGGCCACCACCTGGCCTACCGTACCTTTTTTGCCCTGAAGGGCCTCACCACCAGCCGCGGGGAGCCGGTCCAAGCGGTGTACGGCTTTGCCAAGAGCCTTTTGAAGGCGCTAAGGGAAGACGGGGATGTGGTGATCGTGGTGTTTGACGCCAAGGCCCCCTCCTTCCGCCACCAGACCTACGAGGCCTACAAGGCGGGGCGGGCTCCCACCCCCGAGGACTTTCCCCGGCAGCTTGCCCTTATCAAGGAGATGGTGGACCTTTTGGGTCTGGAGCGCCTCGAGGTGCCGGGCTTTGAGGCGGACGACGTCCTGGCCACCCTGGCCAAGAAGGCGGAGAAGGAAGGCTACGAGGTGCGCATCCTCACCGCGGACCGGGACCTCTACCAGCTTCTTTCGGACCGAATCTCCATCCTTCACCCGGAGGGTTACCTGATCACCCCGGAGTGGCTTTGGGAGAAGTATGGGCTTAAGCCTTCCCAGTGGGTGGACTACCGGGCCTTGGCCGGGGACCCTTCCGACAACATCCCCGGCGTGAAGGGCATCGGGGAGAAGACGGCGGCCAAGCTGATCCGGGAGTGGGGAAGCCTGGAAAACCTTCTTAAGCACCTGGAACAGGTGAAACCTGCCTCCGTGCGGGAGAAGATCCTTAGCCACATGGAGGACCTCAAGCTATCCCTGGAGCTATCCCGGGTGTACACGGATTTGCCCCTTCAGGTGGACTTCGCCCGGCGCCGGGAGCCGGACCGGGAGGGGCTTAAGGCCTTTTTGGAGAGGTTGGAGTTCGGAAGCCTCCTCCACGAGTTCGGCCTGTTGGAAAGCCCGGTGGCGGCGGAGGAAGCTCCCTGGCCACCCCCCGAGGGAGCCTTCGTGGGGTACGTTCTTTCTCGCCCCGAGCCCATGTGGGCGGAGCTTAACGCCTTGGCCGCCGCCTGGGAGGGAAGGGTTTACCGGGCGGAGGATCCCTTGGAGGCCTTGCGGGGGCTTAGGGAGGTGAGGGGGCTTTTGGCCAAGGACCTGGCGGTGCTGGCCCTGAGGGAAGGGATTGCCCTGGCACCGGGCGATGACCCCATGCTCCTCGCCTACCTCCTGGATCCTTCCAACACCGCCCCCGAAGGGGTAGCCCGGCGCTACGGGGGGGAGTGGACCGGGGAGGCGGGGGAAAGGGCGTTGCTTTCCGAAAGGCTTTACGCCGCCCTCCTGGAGCGGCTTAAGGGGGAGGAGAGGCTTCTTTGGCTTTACGAGGAGGTGGAAAAGCCCCTTTCGCGGGTCCTGGCCCACATGGAGGCCACGGGGGTACGGTTGGATGTGGCCTATTTGAAGGCCCTTTCCCTGGAGGTGGAGGCGGAGCTCAGGCGCCTTGAGGAGGAGGTACACCGACTGGCCGGGCATCCTTTCAACCTGAACTCCCGGGACCAGCTGGAAAGGGTCCTCTTTGACGAGCTTGGGCTTCCTGCCATCGGCAAGACGGAGAAGACCGGCAAGCGCTCCACCAGCGCCGCCGTTTTGGAGGCCTTGCGGGAGGCTCATCCCATCGTGGACCGCATCCTCCAGTACCGGGAGCTTGCCAAGCTCAAGGGAACCTACATCGACCCCTTGCCCGCCCTGGTCCACCCCAAGACGAACCGCCTCCACACCCGTTTCAACCAGACGGCCACCGCCACGGGGAGGCTTAGCAGCTCGGATCCCAACCTGCAAAATATCCCCGTGCGCACCCCTTTGGGCCAGCGGATCCGCCGGGCCTTCGTGGCCGAGGAGGGGTGGAGGCTGGTGGTTTTGGACTACAGCCAGATTGAGCTCAGGGTCCTGGCGCACCTTTCTGGGGACGAGAACCTGATCCGGGTCTTCCAGGAGGGCCAGGACATCCACACCCAGACGGCCAGCTGGATGTTCGGCGTGCCCCCCGAGGCCGTGGATTCCCTGATGCGCCGGGCGGCCAAGACCATCAATTTCGGCGTCCTCTACGGCATGTCCGCCCACCGGCTTTCGGGAGAGCTGGCCATTCCCTACGAGGAAGCGGTGGCTTTCATCGAGCGGTATTTCCAGAGCTACCCCAAGGTGCGGGCCTGGATTGAGAAAACCCTGGCGGAAGGACGGGAACGGGGCTACGTGGAAACCCTCTTTGGCCGCCGGCGCTACGTGCCCGACTTGGCTTCCCGGGTGAAGAGCATCCGGGAGGCAGCGGAGCGCATGGCCTTCAACATGCCGGTACAGGGGACCGCCGCGGATTTGATGAAACTGGCCATGGTGAAGCTCTTTCCCAGGCTTCAGGAGCTGGGGGCCAGGATGCTTTTGCAGGTGCACGACGAACTGGTCCTCGAGGTGCCCAAGGAGCAAGCGGAGGAAGTTGCCCAAGAGGCCAAGCGGACCATGGAGGAGGTGTGGCCCCTCAAGGTGCCCTTGGAGGTGGAGGTGGGCATCGGCGAGGACTGGCTTTCCGCCAAGGCCTAGGGGTCGTGGGGTATAGTCGTTCCCATGAGGCGTTACTTCGGCACCGACGGGGTGCGGGGGGAGGCGGGCAAGCACCCCCTTACCCCCGGGTTTGTCCTTAAGCTTGGCCAAGCGGCGGGGGCCTATCTTCGCAAGGTGAGCCCTAGGCCTGTGGTCCTCCTGGCCAAGGATACCCGGGAGTCCAGCGATCTTCTGGAGGCCGCCTTGGCGGCGGGGCTTATGAGCCAGGGGGTCAGGGTGGAGCACCTGGGGGTGCTCCCCACCCCGGGGGTGGCCTATCTCACACGGCACCTTAAGGCTAGCGCCGGGGCCATGATCTCCGCCAGCCACAACCCTTACCAGGACAACGGCATCAAGTTTTTCGGGCCCGAGGGCGAGAAGCTTCCCGACCCCGCGGAGGAGGAGATCGAAGCCCTCCTGGAGGAGGAGCATCCCACGCGGGGCATCGGTACTGTGGGGGATTTTCGGGAGGCGGAGAGGATGTACCTGGACTTTCTCCTGGCCCATGCTCCCGACCTTTCGGGCCTAAGGATCGGCCTAGACCTGGCCCACGGGGCCACCTACCGCCTGGGACCCAGGCTCTTCCAACGGGCGGGAGCCGAGGTGATGGCCTTCTTCAACACCCCGGATGGCCGGAACATCAACAGAGCCTGCGGTTCCACGCATCCCGAGGCCCTGGCCCGCTTTGTGGTGGAGCTGGATCTGGACCTGGGTATCGCCTTTGATGGGGATGGGGATAGGGTGCAGTTCATAGACCGAAAAGGACGGCTTTTTCACGGGGATCATATCCTCTACCTCACCGCCTTGGCCTTTCAGGAAAAGGGGGTGGTGGGAACGGTGATGAGCAATATGGGCCTGGAGGTGGCCCTGAAGGAGAAGGGTCTGGCCTTCCACCGGGCGGCGGTGGGAGACCGGTACGTTTTGGAGATGATGAAGGAAAAAGGGCTTTTCCTGGGCGGGGAACCCTCGGGGCACGTGATCTTCCTCAAGCACCACACCACAGGGGATGGCCTTCTCACCGCCCTCCTCACCCTAAAGGCCCTAAAGGTCCTGGGAGGGGATCTTGCGGATTGGTACGAGGCGTTGCCCATGTACCCCCAGGTGCTTTTGAACGTGCGGGTTTCCGACAAGAATAGGGTCATGGCCCATCCCCGGCTGAAGGAGGCGGTAAAGGAGGTGGAGGGAAGGCTTGGGGGCTTTGGGCGGGTGAACGTGCGTCCCTCGGGGACTGAGCCGGTGGTGAGGGTTATGGTGGAGGCCAAGGAAGGGGCGGAGGAGGTGGCGAGGAAGCTTGCCGATTTGGTTTCCCGCCTGGACCGGGAGTAGGCTGAGGGTGGTGAGCTACGGAAGAGCCCACCTCGAGGAGCGCCTTAAGCGGGTGCTGGCTGAGGCCATCGGTGGCCTAGAAGACCCTAGGCTATTCCTCCTCACCGTGGAGGCGGTGCACCTTTCCCCCGACGGCCGGGTGCTTACGGTGTACGTGGAGGCCTTTAGCGACGAGGAGAAAGCCCTTTTGGCCTTAAGCCACGCGGAGAGAAGGCTCCTTTCCGAGATCGCCCGTAGGGTGCGCCTACGCCGCCTGCCTCGTCTGGAGTTCGTGCCGTGGAGAGCGAGACCCGCATAAAGGTGCGTTATGCAGAGACCGACCAGATGGGGGTGGTCCACCACTCCGTCTATGCGGTCTACCTGGAGGCGGCCCGGGTGGACTTTTTGGAGAAGGCGGGCCTGCCCTACCACCAGGTGGAGGCCCGGGGGGTGTTCTTTCCCGTGGTGGAACTGGGCCTGACCTTCCGTGCCCCGGCCCGCTTCGGAGAGGAGGTCCTGGTGCGAACCCGCCTGGCCCACCTTTCCCGGCGGGATCTTCTCTTTCGCTACCGGGTGGAGCGGGACGGCGTGCTGTTGGCCGAGGGCTTCACCCGTCACCTTTGCCGGGTGGGGGAGAGGGCCGGGCGCATCCCCGAGGACATCTACCAAACCTTGAGTGTGCTACACTTAGGGTAGCATTGTGGGCATGAGCCACGACCCCTTTACGCTTTTTGAAAGGCACATCAATCCCGGCTTGGCAGGGTTGCTTCGCTTCACCGGTCTGGACCGGGTCGAGTCCCATGCCGAAGGCCCCTACGTCTGGGACACCACGGGCAAGCGCTACCTGGACTTTTTGGGCCTCTACGGTGCCTTGAACCTGGGCCACCGTCACCCCAGGGTGGTGGAGGCCGTCAGGGCCCAGCTTGAGCGCATGCCCATGTCCGTGCGGGTCCTGGTTTCCGAGCCCACGGCGAGGCTTGCGGCCAAGCTGGCGGAGATTACGCCCGAAGGCCTGGAAATGGTCTTCTTTGGCAACTCCGGGGCGGAGGCGGTGGAGGCGGCCATCAAGCTGGCCCGGGCCTATACGGGGAAGCCGGGCATCGTCACCACCCAGGGGGGATTCCACGGCAAGACCATGGGGGCCCTTTCCCTTACCCCCAAGCCCGAGTATCAGGATCCGGCCAAGCCCCTTCTTCCCGGGGTGAAGGCGGTGCCCTATGGGGACCTCGAGGCCCTGGAAGCAGCCATAGATGAGGAAACCGCCGCGGTGATCGTGGAGCCCATCCAAGGGGAAGGGGGAATCCGGGTGCCCCCGGATGGCTACCTGAAGGGGGTGCGGGAGCTTACCCGGGAAAAGGGCGTCCTCATGATCGCCGACGAGGTACAGACCGGCCTCGGGCGCACGGGGAAGCTCTTTGGGGTGGACTGGGAGGAGGTGGCCCCCGACCTCATGACCCTGGCCAAGGCCTTGGGGGGCGGGGTGATGCCCATCGGGGCCTGCGTGGGCCGGAGGGAGGTCTTTGAGATCTTCAAGCAAAACCCTCTCTTCCATTCCTCCACCTTTGGCGGTAACCCCCTGGCGGCGGCGGCGGCCTTGGCGGCCATAGAGGTCACCCTAGAGGAGAACCTGCCGCAAAGGGCTCTGGAAATGGGGGGCTACCTGATGGCGGGGCTTAAGGAGCTTAAGGCCCAGTATCCTCACCTCATAGAGGACGTGCGCGGCCGGGGCCTGATGCTGGGCGTGGAGTTCACCGATGCCGACATCGGCGCCTTGGTGGTGGCGGAGCTGGCGGAGAGGGGAGTGATCACCGCCTTCGGGCTCAATAACCCTAAGGTGGTGCGCCTCGAGCCTCCCCTCATCATTGGCAAAGAGCACGTGGACGAGGCTCTTTCGGCCTTCTCGGAGAGCCTTAAGGCTACGGAGAAGGCCCTGGAAGGCCTCTTGGGTTAGAATGCGGGAAACCTTACTGGAGTTTTTCAAAAAAACCGGCAGGCCCCACCGCTTGGAGGAGATTCTCAGGCGATTTGGGCTGGAAAAGCGGGAGGCCAAGGCCTACCTTAAGGCCCTGGTGCGGGAAGGGTTATTGGAGAAGAAGGGAAGCCAGTACTTCCTCCCCGCCCGGGTGCAGGGGCCCATCAGCCTCCACCGGGATGGGTATGCCTTCGTGCGCCTTCCCGGAAAGGACCTCTTCATCCCGCCCGGCTACACCCAGGATGCCTGGCCCGACGACCTGGTGGAGGCCCGCATCATGCCTCCTGGCCGGGACGGGAAGCCCTGGGGGGTGGTGGAGCGGATTCTCAAGCGGGCCCGGGAACGGGTGGTGGGTACCCTAGATTTCCGCAAGGGGCATGCGGTCCTCTTACCGGATGAACCGGGTCTGCCCGAGCTCAGGCTTCTTCCCGAGGGGCTCCACGGCCTTAAGCGGGGGAGCCGGATCGTGGTGAAGGTGCACTATGACCGGCGTCCTTACGGGGAGTTTTTGGAGTACCTGGGGGAGGGGGATGCCCCAGAGACGGAAACCGAGGCGGTGATCGCCAAGTACGGCCTAAGGGCCGAGTTTCCGGCGGAGGTGCTAAAGGAGGCGGAGGCCATTCCCCTGGAGATCCCCGAGGCGGAGATGAAGCGGCGGCAAGACTTCCGGGGCCTTCGGGTCTTCACCATTGACGGGGTGGACGCCAAGGACTTTGACGACGCCATTCACGTGGAACGCCTTCCCAAAGGGTATCGCATCGGGGTGCACATCGCCGACGTTTCCCACTACGTCAAAGAGGGTAGTGCCCTGGACCAGGAGGCCTTCCTAAGGGGAACCAGCGTTTACCTGCCGGGGCGGGTTCTGCCCATGCTCCCCGAGAGGCTTTCCAACGGGGTGTGCTCCCTTAAGCCTCACGAGGATCGGTTGGTCCTCTCCGTCCTGGTGGAGCTGGATGAGGACCTCGAGGTGAAGCGGGTGCGCTTTGCCGAGGGGGTTATCCGCAGCGTGGCCCGGATGACCTACACGGAGGTGGAGGCCTTCGCCGAGGGCTTCGGCTTGCCCGAGGAGCACGCCTTTTTGGCCGAGGATCTAAACCTCCTCCTGGACCTTACGCAAAGGCTCAGACAAAAGCGCCTCGAGGCGGGGTCCCTGGACTTCTCCTTCCCCGAGGTGAAGGTGGAGGTGGAAGACGGCACCCTCCACCTCATCCCCCAGGAGGAGCCCAGGGCGAGAAGCCTCATCGAGGAACTCATGCTCCTGGCCAACCGGATGGTGGCCGAGCACCTGGTGAACAAGGGGCTTCCTGCGCTCTTTCGGGTACACGAGGAGCCCTTGGAGGAAGCCTACGGGAAGCTCCGCACGGCTTTGGCCCGGCTGGGGTATACCCTGCCGGAGAAGCTTTCCTCCAAGGCCTTGCAACGGGTCCTCCTCGAGGCCAAGGGCCGGCCGGAGGAGCCCGTGGTGGCCAACCTGGTCCTGCGTTCGTTGCGCCTGGCTCGGTACGCTGCGGAGAACCTAGGGCATTTCGGCCTGGCCATGGAGCACTACCTGCACTTCACGAGCCCCATCCGCCGCTATCCGGACCTGGTGGTGCACCGGGTGCTTAAGGCTGTCCTCCGGCGGAGCCTTACCCCAGCCAAGAAGGCCCGCTGGCAGGAAACCTTTCCCGCCATCGCCGAGCATGCCTCGGAGATGGAAAGGAAGGCGGAGGCGGCGGAGCGGGAACTCACCAAGTACTACATGGCCAAGTGGGCGGAGCTTCACCTAGGGGAGCGCTTCGTGGGCAAGGTGACCGGGGTGGCCAGCTTTGGCGCCTTCGTCACCCTGAGAAACGGGGTGGAGGGCTTGGTGCGCCTCGAGGCCCTGGGCCCTTACACCTACAGCGAGGAGGCCCTGGCCCTTTTGGGTCCCAAGGGCAAGAGGATCCGCCTGGGGGACGAGATGGAGGTGGTGATCGCCGCCGCCAACCCGAGGCTTCGGCAGATCGACCTCCTGCCCTACCGGGAGGAGGAGAAGAAGGAAGCTTCCAGGGAAAAAACCCTGGTGAGAAAGGGAAAGGCAAAGGAGGGGGAGATGCGCAAGGTGGTAGGACCGCCTACGGATAAAAGCCGCGACAGCCGGCCCGAGCGGGTCACGGTGAACACCATTTACTTCGGTGAGTGGACTCCCAGGGAGGAAAAGGCTGGGGTGCACCGCCCGGTGGAGACCAGGGCCAAGAGGCGGCGTAGGCGCCGCTGATGCCATCCCACCCTGACGAGGCCAGGGTGGGGGCCCCGGTGGCTCCCTTGCCCAGGTCTTTTCCTTGAACCCCTATGGGCACGATCACGATATAGCGGGAAAGGGCATGCCATCGCCTGGGGTTTAGCCGGGAAGGGTGGGGAAAACCAGGGTGCCGGCCCCCACGGCGGAGAGGGTGGGGGCCTCGAGGTCCAGGCGGTAGGCCAGGACCTGGCCCCTCCGGCCGGTGAGGAGGGGGCTGAGGCTTGCCACCACCTCCACGGCGTCCACGCGGGTGGGATTCCCTCCCAAAAGGGCCAGGGCGGCTTCCGGCTCTCCCTGGGCAAGCCTTTCCAGAAAGCCTAGGTCCCGCCTTCTGGCCTCCTCCGCCAAGGGTCGGGAAAAGGGCTTGTCGCCAAAGCGGGGCCCCACGTGGGAGAGGTCCACCGCTAGGACCACAAGGCCGGGGTGGTCCTTGAGGACCATTTTCAAGGCTTCCCCCAGCTCGGGGCTTCGCCGGGCGACCAGGAGGGGAAGGACCTTGGCCCGGGGGAAGGTTCCCTTGAGGAAGAAAAGGGGTAGCTCCAGGCTGTGCTCCTCCCGGAAGGCCAGGGGGGTGTTGAAAAGCTCGTAAGGCAGGAGGGCGTCCAGGGCCTGCAGGGCCGTAAGGTCGGGCTCTGCAGGGCCAAAGGGGGTCTGGAAGGGAACGGGGAGGGCGGCGGCCTTCTCCTTGAGGGGCCGGTGGGCCACCCCCACCAGGTAGATCCGCTCCGGCTCTGGGGTTCCTTCCAAGGCGGCCAGGGCTGCCCCGTAGGCCTCAGGTACCCGGCTCGGCTCCAAGTGGGGAAGCAGGAGGATGGAGGGGCCCCCTTGGGGCCTAGGCCCCGGGAAGCTGGCCCGGAAGGCCTCGAGGAAGGCCCGGGCCTCCCTTTCCCCTTGGGGGTAGGAAAGCCCTGCCAGGCGCATGGGGCGCTCTTTCCTTAGGCTTTCCTCCTCCTCCCGTAGGCGCCTTTCCACGGTTTCCGTAAGCACAAGCCCCGCCTCCTCCAGGGCCTTGAGCAAGTCCTCCAGCTCGTGTCTAGGCACCAGGACCCCATGGGCCTTGAAGACCTCCTCCTGGACTTCTTCCAGGGTTTTTCCCTCCATCAGGGAAACGAGAAAAAGCCCCCCTTCCGTGAGGGCCACGGGCTTGGGGAAGACCCCGTAGGGGTCGCTGAGGAGAAAGCCCCCTTCCACCGGGGTGATCTGGGGTTCACGCAGGCGTATTCGTTCCATCGTCCTTCCAATATAGGAGAAAGGCCTTGGCCTCTTCCCGGGTGCGCACCTTTCCCTCCGCCTGGGCCAGAAGGAGGGCCTCCAAGGCTCTTCCCACCTGGGGACCGGGCTTGAGGTTCAGCAGGGCCATCACCTCCTCCCCGGAGAGGAGGGGGCGTTCGGGGAGGGGCTCGGAGAGGGTTTCCCGGTAGGCCTCCAGTACCTCCCAGGCTTCCTTCTCCACACCTTTCGTGCCCAGGCGGTCTGCTGCCATGAGGTAGGGAAGAGCGGGAAGGAGGTCGTGGCGGCGGAAGTAGAAGCGGCGAAGGGCCTGTTTTCCCTCGGGAGGGCGGTCCATGTGCCGGCGCACCAGGGCCTTGGCCCTCTCCACCGTTTCCTTTGGGAACCGTAGCCATTCCAGGGAAGCCCCCGTCACCTCGGCCCCTACCTCCGCATGGCCGAGGAAGCGGAAGCGGCCCGCTTCCGGGTCAAAGCGACGGGTCAGGGGCTTGCCCACGTCGTGGTAAAGGGCGGCCAGCCGGGCCTCCAAGGGGGCCTCGGGCCAAAGCCAGGCCAGGTGGAAAAGCACGGAGA includes:
- a CDS encoding aspartate aminotransferase family protein translates to MSHDPFTLFERHINPGLAGLLRFTGLDRVESHAEGPYVWDTTGKRYLDFLGLYGALNLGHRHPRVVEAVRAQLERMPMSVRVLVSEPTARLAAKLAEITPEGLEMVFFGNSGAEAVEAAIKLARAYTGKPGIVTTQGGFHGKTMGALSLTPKPEYQDPAKPLLPGVKAVPYGDLEALEAAIDEETAAVIVEPIQGEGGIRVPPDGYLKGVRELTREKGVLMIADEVQTGLGRTGKLFGVDWEEVAPDLMTLAKALGGGVMPIGACVGRREVFEIFKQNPLFHSSTFGGNPLAAAAALAAIEVTLEENLPQRALEMGGYLMAGLKELKAQYPHLIEDVRGRGLMLGVEFTDADIGALVVAELAERGVITAFGLNNPKVVRLEPPLIIGKEHVDEALSAFSESLKATEKALEGLLG
- a CDS encoding NfeD family protein, coding for MRTVKRLLALCFLLSLALGKTYLIPIQGEIDPALAVFVEQALARAEREGASGVTFLIDTPGGRVDAAIRISDRILQTPLPTLAVVQNAFSAGALIALSCRQIAMLPGSEIGAALPVVALPLQQPQAADQKIISALKGKFRAVAEARGRPVELAEAMVDPQVEIPGLSAKGEPLTLSADKAVELKVADFKAGSLSEALRQAGYSLETERLEPGPRVQVARFLTSSTVAGLLLALGLLLLLLELFTPGFGVMGTLGLAFLALYFAGGWLAGLSGAFELVLFFLGVALLLAEAFLFPGFGIAGALGVGSILASVYFTFGENALMVIAIAVIALGLGLLLVFRFLPRTRPARALVLESTISEHATGDEVEVGAIGVALTDLRPGGVARFGNKRIDVVANRGFLPKGTTLRVVEVRGPTVVVEALEE
- the aroE gene encoding shikimate dehydrogenase, whose product is MLRLAVLGSPIAHSLSPAMHRYALSSLGLEGSYEALETPLEALKDRLEEVRREYRGVNLTIPLKEAALPLLDWVSPEAQAIGAVNTVLSVEGRLLGFNTDAPGFLQALKAGGIPLMGPALVLGAGGAGRAVAWALREAGLEVWIWNRTWKRALALAEEFGLKAVPLERAQEARLLVNATSVGLKDPGATPLPAEFFPKEGAVVDLVYRPLWTRLLREARERGLQVQTGLPMLAWQGALAFRVWTGLLPDPRGMEEAARQALEGE
- a CDS encoding ribosome-binding factor A, which encodes MSYGRAHLEERLKRVLAEAIGGLEDPRLFLLTVEAVHLSPDGRVLTVYVEAFSDEEKALLALSHAERRLLSEIARRVRLRRLPRLEFVPWRARPA
- the polA gene encoding DNA polymerase I; this encodes MRAMLPLFEPKGRVLLVDGHHLAYRTFFALKGLTTSRGEPVQAVYGFAKSLLKALREDGDVVIVVFDAKAPSFRHQTYEAYKAGRAPTPEDFPRQLALIKEMVDLLGLERLEVPGFEADDVLATLAKKAEKEGYEVRILTADRDLYQLLSDRISILHPEGYLITPEWLWEKYGLKPSQWVDYRALAGDPSDNIPGVKGIGEKTAAKLIREWGSLENLLKHLEQVKPASVREKILSHMEDLKLSLELSRVYTDLPLQVDFARRREPDREGLKAFLERLEFGSLLHEFGLLESPVAAEEAPWPPPEGAFVGYVLSRPEPMWAELNALAAAWEGRVYRAEDPLEALRGLREVRGLLAKDLAVLALREGIALAPGDDPMLLAYLLDPSNTAPEGVARRYGGEWTGEAGERALLSERLYAALLERLKGEERLLWLYEEVEKPLSRVLAHMEATGVRLDVAYLKALSLEVEAELRRLEEEVHRLAGHPFNLNSRDQLERVLFDELGLPAIGKTEKTGKRSTSAAVLEALREAHPIVDRILQYRELAKLKGTYIDPLPALVHPKTNRLHTRFNQTATATGRLSSSDPNLQNIPVRTPLGQRIRRAFVAEEGWRLVVLDYSQIELRVLAHLSGDENLIRVFQEGQDIHTQTASWMFGVPPEAVDSLMRRAAKTINFGVLYGMSAHRLSGELAIPYEEAVAFIERYFQSYPKVRAWIEKTLAEGRERGYVETLFGRRRYVPDLASRVKSIREAAERMAFNMPVQGTAADLMKLAMVKLFPRLQELGARMLLQVHDELVLEVPKEQAEEVAQEAKRTMEEVWPLKVPLEVEVGIGEDWLSAKA
- a CDS encoding IMPACT family protein, with product MAYTLAAPVVHEEIIQKSRFIAKAAPVASEEEALAFLQAHREPQATHNGYAYKLGNLYRFFDDGEPTGTAGKPILHAIQAQGLDRVVVLVVRYFGGVKLGAGGLVRAYGGVAAEALRRASKVPLMEWEEVRFVVPFPQVGRVHRLLASRSWTALEEYLAEGVRFHLRLPAEEKEAFLQELRDLTRGQVRWEG
- the glmM gene encoding phosphoglucosamine mutase, yielding MRRYFGTDGVRGEAGKHPLTPGFVLKLGQAAGAYLRKVSPRPVVLLAKDTRESSDLLEAALAAGLMSQGVRVEHLGVLPTPGVAYLTRHLKASAGAMISASHNPYQDNGIKFFGPEGEKLPDPAEEEIEALLEEEHPTRGIGTVGDFREAERMYLDFLLAHAPDLSGLRIGLDLAHGATYRLGPRLFQRAGAEVMAFFNTPDGRNINRACGSTHPEALARFVVELDLDLGIAFDGDGDRVQFIDRKGRLFHGDHILYLTALAFQEKGVVGTVMSNMGLEVALKEKGLAFHRAAVGDRYVLEMMKEKGLFLGGEPSGHVIFLKHHTTGDGLLTALLTLKALKVLGGDLADWYEALPMYPQVLLNVRVSDKNRVMAHPRLKEAVKEVEGRLGGFGRVNVRPSGTEPVVRVMVEAKEGAEEVARKLADLVSRLDRE
- a CDS encoding acyl-CoA thioesterase, coding for MESETRIKVRYAETDQMGVVHHSVYAVYLEAARVDFLEKAGLPYHQVEARGVFFPVVELGLTFRAPARFGEEVLVRTRLAHLSRRDLLFRYRVERDGVLLAEGFTRHLCRVGERAGRIPEDIYQTLSVLHLG